A DNA window from Oscarella lobularis chromosome 8, ooOscLobu1.1, whole genome shotgun sequence contains the following coding sequences:
- the LOC136190014 gene encoding mucin-2-like, with the protein MLLHERFLLLISVAALAEGVTFEQCGYNISDFPFLRDGSGSGSESGSGSGSASGSGNKDDNDDFTSCAQLSSLLVNAQRTVAPQVVVVASSTIPPIVSTPFNAAGTGTPSPIPYPTSTTIFRTTTGVYLTTPTTVTATPGRPQMPTSSAGPPLSTSVVPVTIRPTPTRVPSTITPFVPVANENIARIVLTDVTTPDWQSSVKAAIARTARDYCRANPSQCGLESPPPSSFDVTVQLSVDVGNDGDVTFDVSVLLATGDAIRGDVLLELLDEGKEEILTATGAAQISITAKPTQTPVTEGELNDEGSFPAAAVAGGVAGGLVLLVLIIVAVYLYKRHTGSFTVTRVQPLNVSEGRDVERPDPKTPVAVQEKQQEAWAMPPPSDKAVAVAALAGTSNPPPMVDVHPMRTSSPLEEVPLREFEAEVAERSEEKPGTVPQAHRGRASNPDIWPEARKATGRMASKTSLPPIGSQPI; encoded by the exons ATGCTGCTTCATGAAAGGTTTCTGCTTCTCATTTCCGTTGCCGCTCTAGCTGAAG GCGTTACCTTCGAACAATGCGGCTACAATATATCCGACTTTCCTTTCCTACGAGACGGCTCCGGCTCCGGCTCGGAATCGGGATCGGGATCGGGGTCGGCCTCTGGATCCGGCAATAAAGATGATAACGATGATTTCACGTCGTGCGCTCAACTGTCGAGTCTACTCGTCAACGCGCAGCGAACGGTCGCTCcccaagtcgtcgtcgtcgcctcgtcaACAATTCCCCCAATAGTCAGCACCCCTTTCAATGCCGCGGGAACGGGAACACCCTCACCAATTCCGTATCCAACGTCCACTACAATTTTCCGAACGACAACGGGCGTCTatttgacgacgccgacgaccgTGACCGCGACGCCAGGACGACCTCAGatgccgacgtcgtccgcGGGAccgccgctttcgacgagcgtcgtaCCCGTAACGATTCgaccgacgccgacgcgagTCCCGTCGACGATAACCCCATTCGTGCCCGTAGCCAACGAAAACATCGCTCGCATTGTTCTGACCGATGTAACCACGCCTGATTGGCAAAGCAGCGTCAAAGCCGCGATTGCCAGAACGGCTAGAGACTACTGTCGGGCCAATCCGAGTCAATGCGGGCTAGAATCGCCGCCACC AAgctcgtttgacgtcaccgttcaACTCTCCGTCGACGTAGGGAACGATGGCGACGTGACCTTCGACGTCAGCGTTCTCCTAGCAACAGGTGACGCCATACGTGGAGACGTACTCTTGGAGCTCCTCGACGAAGGCAAAGAAGAGATTCTAACGGCCACCGGTGCCGCGCAAATCTCAATCACTGCCAAACCGACACAGACACCGGTGACGGAGGGGGAACTAAACGACGAAGGCTCTTTTCCGGCGGCTGCAGTTGCTGGCGGCGTTGCCGGAGGACTCGTCTTGCTTGTCCTGATAATTGTAGCAGTCTACCTCTACAA AAGACACACGGGCAGTTTTACTGTGACGCGCGTTCAGCCGCTCAACGTTTCGGAGGGCAGAGACGTCGAACGTCCCGACCCCAAAAcgcccgtcgccgttcaAGAGAAACAGCAAGAGGCGTGGGcaatgccgccgccgtcggataaagccgttgccgtcgcagCCTTGGCCGGCACTTCAAATCCTCCTCCGATGGTCGACGTTCATCCGATGCGCACGTCGAGTCCCCTCGAGGAGGTACCCCTTCGGGAATTCGAGGCCGAAGTCGCTGAacgaagcgaagagaagccGGGAACGGTTCCCCAAGCGCATAGGGGTCGTGCGTCAAATCCGGACATATGGCCTGAAGCGCGAAAGGCTACCGGTCGCATGGCGAGCAAGACGTCGCTGCCGCCCATCGGCTCCCAGCCGATATGA
- the LOC136190015 gene encoding 3-hydroxyacyl-thioester dehydratase X-like, which produces MLLKALLCFVALSFWLAWHMWSDFLIRGYRIIYYSLTRAQGSLSHSGAHLPNITLCKKAVKLDLKNYRKYAEVCGYKSTSKFPICYPETYFSGLVIDILTHRDFALSPLGVIHIRQTMKQHLLISPEDTSKTYNLTAKLVEYRTVDKGIEIDINMEVKNEKEALVWDSLGTFLSRNKATVRRQEKRPTAVTNRRESTTVEHRRIDVQANCGVEYAKVSGDINPHHLYPFTARLLGYPKPIAHGMWTVSRVFAEMFEARGVTVTETKINFKRPLFMPGRIVLQFTEADSNVVSFRVESADTGEPNLIGQATIA; this is translated from the exons ATGCTTCTTAAAGCTCTACTCTGCTTCGTCGCGTTGTCGTTTTGGCTCGCTTGGCATATGTGGAGCGACTTCTTAATCAGAGGCTACAGAATCATTTATTATTCTCTTACTCGTGCGCAGGGATCCCTCTCGCACAGTGGCGCCCATTTGCCAAACATCACTCTCTGCAAAAAGGCGGTTAA GCtagatttgaaaaattaCCGAAAATATGCCGAAGTGTGCGGATacaagtcgacgtcaaaatttccaATTTGCTATCCGGAAACGTACTTTAGCGGTCTCGTGATCGACATTTTGACTCATCGCGATTTTGCGCTCAGTCCGCTGGGCGTGATACATATTCGTCAAACAATGAAACAACACCTTCTAATTTCCCCTGAGGACACGTCAAAAACGTACAATTTGACAGCGAAACTCGTCGAATATCGGACAGTAGATAAGGGCATTGAAATTGACATCAATATGGAAgtgaaaaacgaaaaggaagCTCTTGTGTGGGATAGCTTGGGAACGTTTTTATCTCGAAATAAAGCGACGGTGAGAAGACAGGAGAAGAGGCCGACTGCTGTCACtaatcgacgagaatcgaCTACTGTGGAACATAGACGTATTGATGTTCAGGCGAATTGCGGCGTCGAGTATGCAAAAGTGTCTGGCGACATCAATCCCCATCATTTGTATCCGTTCACTGCGAGATTGCTCGGCTATCCCAAGCCAATTGCGCACGGCATGTGGACGGTTTCGCGCGTTTTTGCAGAAATGTTTGAGGCTAGGGGAGTCACGGTGACGGAGACGAAAATCAACTTCAAGCGACCGCTTTTTATGCCTGGACGAATTGTGCTCCAATTCACGGAAGCAGATTCCAACGTGGTTTCCTTTCGAGTCGAATCAGCTGATACTGGCGAGCCAAATTTAATTGGACAAGCAACTATTGCCTAA
- the LOC136190115 gene encoding 3-hydroxyacyl-thioester dehydratase X-like, translating into MYFIGLIIDILTHADFGLSPFGVVRLRQTIVQHERISLSTEEKFDLTARLTEYRQTQKGIEFDIKFEMSNERHVTVWESLGTFISRNKATQKRQHQPRNQQPLTADSIYADEIRFDVAGNCGIEYAKISGDYNPYHLYPFTARLLGYPKPMAHGLWTATRSLVEIAVTKNLEPTRFVRELYVEFKRPLFIPSQVALRFGETDSLVYSFRVESAITGEPNLIAQAKFS; encoded by the coding sequence ATGTATTTCATTGGTCTCATAATCGACATATTGACTCACGCTGATTTTGGACTGAGCCccttcggcgtcgttcgcctTCGTCAAACGATCGTCCAACACGAGAGAATTTCATTGTCCACAGAGGAGAAATTCGATCTGACGGCAAGACTGACAGAATATCGTCAAACGCAGAAAGGCATCGAATTTGATATAAAATTCGAAATGTCGAACGAGCGACACGTTACCGTATGGGAAAGCCTCGGCACATTCATCTCACGAAACAAGGCAACACAGAAACGGCAGCATCAGCCGAGAAACCAACAACCTTTGACGGCTGATTCCATTTACGCAGACGaaattcgtttcgacgtAGCAGGAAATTGCGGAATAGAATATGCAAAGATTTCTGGAGATTATAATCCCTACCACTTGTATCCATTCACTGCGAGACTCCTTGGCTATCCAAAGCCCATGGCGCACGGACTGTGGACTGCGACGCGTAGTCTTGTGGAAATTGCTGTGACCAAAAACCTTGAACCAACACGTTTTGTGAGAGAATTATACGTCGAATTCAAACGACCTCTTTTCATTCCAAGTCAAGTGGCTTTGCGTTTTGGTGAAACGGACTCGCTTGTCTATTCATTTCGTGTCGAGTCAGCGATTACCGGTGAACCAAATCTAATTGCTCAGGCCAAATTTTCTTAG
- the LOC136190010 gene encoding histone-arginine methyltransferase CARMER-like isoform X1 produces the protein MDSTAASFPGVLLRSIDAVAAAQSPATDSAVTIRLRHAEASIKLEAIEPGSSAVLAALDIERTTEWCRGATRHVLFSSHASIVLQFPDTDTSATFSGHLSRVCGPDRPQSAFERRTEDISAKQYFQFYGYLSQQQNMMLDFTRTSTYQRAFLQNAVDFKDKVVIDVGAGSGILSFFALQAGARKVYAIEGSSVAEYCELLVRHNKAEDKITVVSGKVEEVEIPEKADVIISEPMGYMLVNERMLETFIHARKWLKPTGKMFPTQGVLYVVPFTDDALYIEQYSKAYFWSQQSFHGVDLSSLRQAAIAEYFRQPIVDTFDHRILLAKPTKHVINFVDDTEASLQNITIPLKFTALTAGSIHGLAFWFDVAFIGSAATVWLSTAPNEPLTHWYQVRCLIPTPLFTAAGQTVCGHVQLTANRKQSYMVDIDLTVEGTGTRATNTLDLKNPFFRYTGQPPQAPPGLHSASPTEVFWNTVSSAIAHTQGGVGTAAAAAPMPVASAHVVEPTTSPVIVPVRSLNHSVSNIIGSNVPPLVPSASRGITPGVGDGNWPVDGSTFSQSTSFMFNGSSGAAGTGALLTRPVYPDTSKFGKSHS, from the exons ATGGACTCGACCGCCGCCTCTTTTCCCGGCGTCCTTCTACGTTccatcgacgccgtcgcggcaGCGCAATCACCCGCGACCGACTCGGCGGTCACAATACGCCTTCGCCACGCGGAAGCGTCGATAAAACTCGAAGCAATCGAGCCCG GCTCGTCCGCCGTACTCGCAGCGCTCGACATCGAAAGAACAACGGAATGGTGTCGCGGAGCGACGCGACacgttctcttttcgtcgCACGCGTCCATCGTGCTTCAATTTCCCGACACGGACA CGTCGGCGACCTTCTCCGGCCATCTCTCGCGCGTGTGCGGTCCCGATCGGCCCCAATCGGCGTTCGAGCGACGAACCGAGGACATATCGGCGAAACAGTACTTCCAA TTCTACGGCTACTTGTCGCAGCAGCAAAACATGATGCTC GATTTCACTCGCACGTCGACGTACCAGAGAGCTTTTCTGCagaacgccgtcgacttCAAAGACAAG gtcgTTATCGATGTTGGCGCCGGTTCAG GCAtattgtcgttttttgctcTGCAAGCTGGCGCTCGAAAGGTGTACGCTATCGAAGGGAGTTCGGTGGCTGAATATTGCGAG ctACTCGTGCGGCATAATAAAGCGGAAGACAAAATCACGGTCGTCTCCGGAAAAGTGGAAGAG GTCGAGATCCCCGAGAAGGCAGACGTCATCATCTCCGAACCCATGGGCTATATGTTGGTCAATGAACGAATGCTAGAGACTTTTATTCACGCTAGGAAATGGCTCAAGCCGACTG GCAAAATGTTTCCAACTCAAGGTGTTTTATACGTTGTTCCTTTTACAGACGACGCTCTATACATAGAGCAATATTCGAAGGCCTATTTTTG GTCTCAGCAGTCATTTCACGGAGTTGACTTGTCGAGCTTAAGACAGGCTGCTATTGCTGAATATTTCAGACAGCCTATTGTG GATACTTTTGATCATCGAATTTTATTAGCCAAACCAACGAAACACGTTATCAATTTTGTTGACGATACCGAAGCATCTTTGCAAAA CATCACAATTCCACTCAAATTCACCGCACTGACTGCCGGCTCGATTCACGGGCTGGCATTCTggtttgacgtcgcttttaTTGGATCAGC GGCTACGGTTTGGCTTTCGACGGCGCCAAATGAGCCACTCACTCATTGGTATCAG GTTCGCTGTTTGATTCCGACGCCCCTGTTCACCGCTGCAGGGCAGACCGTTTGCGGACACGTGCAACTGACAGCCAATCGCAA GCAAAGCTACATGGTAGACATCGATTTGACGGTGGAAGGAACGGGCACGCGAGCGACGAACACGCTCGACTTGAAGAATCCCTTCTTTCGCTACACCGGCCAACCGCCGCAGGCCCCGCCGGGACTGCACTCCGCGTCGCCGACCGAAGTCTTCTGGAACACCGTATCGTCGGCGATTGCTCACACGCAGGGAGGAGTCggaaccgccgccgccgccgccccaaTGCCCGTCGCCTCAgctcacgtcgtcgaaccgacgacgagtcCCGTGATCGTGCCGGTGCGCTCTCTGAATCACAGCGTGAGTAATATTATCGGTAGCAACGTGCCGCCGCTTGTTCCGTCCGCGTCGCGCGGTATTACGCCGGGGGTGGGAGACGGTAACTGGCCGGTCGACGGGAGCACGTTCTcccagtcgacgtcgttcatgTTTAACGGGAGTTCGGGAGCGGCGGGGACGGGGGCGCTCTTGACGCGTCCCGTGTATCCCGACACGTCGAAGTTTGGAAAAAGTCACTCGTGA
- the LOC136190010 gene encoding histone-arginine methyltransferase CARM1-like isoform X2, producing MVSRSDATRSLFVARVHRASISRHGHVGDLLRPSLARVRSRSAPIGVRATNRGHIGETFYGYLSQQQNMMLDFTRTSTYQRAFLQNAVDFKDKVVIDVGAGSGILSFFALQAGARKVYAIEGSSVAEYCELLVRHNKAEDKITVVSGKVEEVEIPEKADVIISEPMGYMLVNERMLETFIHARKWLKPTGKMFPTQGVLYVVPFTDDALYIEQYSKAYFWSQQSFHGVDLSSLRQAAIAEYFRQPIVDTFDHRILLAKPTKHVINFVDDTEASLQNITIPLKFTALTAGSIHGLAFWFDVAFIGSAATVWLSTAPNEPLTHWYQVRCLIPTPLFTAAGQTVCGHVQLTANRKQSYMVDIDLTVEGTGTRATNTLDLKNPFFRYTGQPPQAPPGLHSASPTEVFWNTVSSAIAHTQGGVGTAAAAAPMPVASAHVVEPTTSPVIVPVRSLNHSVSNIIGSNVPPLVPSASRGITPGVGDGNWPVDGSTFSQSTSFMFNGSSGAAGTGALLTRPVYPDTSKFGKSHS from the exons ATGGTGTCGCGGAGCGACGCGACacgttctcttttcgtcgCACGCGTCCATCGTGCTTCAATTTCCCGACACGGACA CGTCGGCGACCTTCTCCGGCCATCTCTCGCGCGTGTGCGGTCCCGATCGGCCCCAATCGGCGTTCGAGCGACGAACCGAGGACATATCGGCGAAACA TTCTACGGCTACTTGTCGCAGCAGCAAAACATGATGCTC GATTTCACTCGCACGTCGACGTACCAGAGAGCTTTTCTGCagaacgccgtcgacttCAAAGACAAG gtcgTTATCGATGTTGGCGCCGGTTCAG GCAtattgtcgttttttgctcTGCAAGCTGGCGCTCGAAAGGTGTACGCTATCGAAGGGAGTTCGGTGGCTGAATATTGCGAG ctACTCGTGCGGCATAATAAAGCGGAAGACAAAATCACGGTCGTCTCCGGAAAAGTGGAAGAG GTCGAGATCCCCGAGAAGGCAGACGTCATCATCTCCGAACCCATGGGCTATATGTTGGTCAATGAACGAATGCTAGAGACTTTTATTCACGCTAGGAAATGGCTCAAGCCGACTG GCAAAATGTTTCCAACTCAAGGTGTTTTATACGTTGTTCCTTTTACAGACGACGCTCTATACATAGAGCAATATTCGAAGGCCTATTTTTG GTCTCAGCAGTCATTTCACGGAGTTGACTTGTCGAGCTTAAGACAGGCTGCTATTGCTGAATATTTCAGACAGCCTATTGTG GATACTTTTGATCATCGAATTTTATTAGCCAAACCAACGAAACACGTTATCAATTTTGTTGACGATACCGAAGCATCTTTGCAAAA CATCACAATTCCACTCAAATTCACCGCACTGACTGCCGGCTCGATTCACGGGCTGGCATTCTggtttgacgtcgcttttaTTGGATCAGC GGCTACGGTTTGGCTTTCGACGGCGCCAAATGAGCCACTCACTCATTGGTATCAG GTTCGCTGTTTGATTCCGACGCCCCTGTTCACCGCTGCAGGGCAGACCGTTTGCGGACACGTGCAACTGACAGCCAATCGCAA GCAAAGCTACATGGTAGACATCGATTTGACGGTGGAAGGAACGGGCACGCGAGCGACGAACACGCTCGACTTGAAGAATCCCTTCTTTCGCTACACCGGCCAACCGCCGCAGGCCCCGCCGGGACTGCACTCCGCGTCGCCGACCGAAGTCTTCTGGAACACCGTATCGTCGGCGATTGCTCACACGCAGGGAGGAGTCggaaccgccgccgccgccgccccaaTGCCCGTCGCCTCAgctcacgtcgtcgaaccgacgacgagtcCCGTGATCGTGCCGGTGCGCTCTCTGAATCACAGCGTGAGTAATATTATCGGTAGCAACGTGCCGCCGCTTGTTCCGTCCGCGTCGCGCGGTATTACGCCGGGGGTGGGAGACGGTAACTGGCCGGTCGACGGGAGCACGTTCTcccagtcgacgtcgttcatgTTTAACGGGAGTTCGGGAGCGGCGGGGACGGGGGCGCTCTTGACGCGTCCCGTGTATCCCGACACGTCGAAGTTTGGAAAAAGTCACTCGTGA
- the LOC136190005 gene encoding integrin beta-1-like: protein MTRIAAVLVILALAHVSRAQQSSLSSGVDDPCHAEGVTDCASCLSVSGSLCAWCKSSELEIRCNLRATYENGSCSEVVDNTSSVEALEDKQRYQVRPREYDVHLRRGDPVNLTVNVTRTKNYPIDLYYLMDFSESNADDLENLKGIQTLLHNRMKELTSNLQTGFGAFVDKPVWPYSNPLLVDNPCYPKKCEKVFTFENVRPLTSSQEDFAAALSKTKTSKNIDSPEGLTDALMQAAVCKTQINWRDNAMKFLVIATDNQFHAAGDGRLAGIYKPNDGGCYMDSDGPGGMYTKALEQDYPSLNQIRAALRDSSISLIFAVTAPFIKLYEAFRDELVPVSSFVGRLQPNGSNVVSLIVTGFEAVASRVTLAIDNPSVDTKVFIESCPAPTKEATCANFSEGSSAEFKVEVTLKECVDAPFELKIEAIPFGVTTVTINPLCKCDCADDSIESATECSEHGTFECGICKCYTGWRPPLCKDACSESTDSCSENQGSLPCSGHGKCECNKCVCNKDEKGRDLWFGDYCQCPTRPCDYGINQQQCGGAGKGSCQCYQNNCTCECACQPGWKNIAEDRACDCSTDTADCESADGQLCAGRGTCECGTCVCPLAWDDGGRCEDCNQKICPFLCSRGNISDCVRCKIPGAVGGRNYSEEECNSNVTCPYNIKLIPSPDSVEDYKIEEDGVTYDTTVDCAIVDDETCSHAFFIAVTDDNELVNVHLIQKEDRNCPKDVGSVPIIPIVIGIIAGIVGIGLLLLLLWWLLAKLRDYQEYKEFQREMANAAWNQTTSPLYEPPNKKYNNPMYKKKAA, encoded by the exons ATGACAcgaatcgccgccgttctcgtTATATTAGCGCTCGCTCACG TGTCGCGGGCCCAAcagtcgtcgctttcgtcgggCGTCGATGATCCGTGTCACGCCGAAGGCGTAACGGATTGCGCTAGTTGTCTAAGCGTCAGCGGGAGCCTGTGCGCCTGGTGCAAGTCGTCGGAACTCGAAATTCGTTGCAATTTGCGAGCGACGTACGAGAACGGATCGTGCTCCGAAGTCGTCGATAATACAAGTAGCGTCGAGGCTCTCGAG GACAAGCAAAGGTATCAAGTTAGACCGAGAGAATACGATGTCCATTTGAGGCGAG GCGATCCGGTGAATTTGACGGTGAACGTTACGAGAACAAAGAACTATCCCATCGATTTGTATTACCTCATGGACTTCTCCGAATCCAATGCCGATGATTTGGAAAATTTAAAAGGAATCCAGACACTACTGC ATAACAGGATGAAAGAATTGACATCAAATCTTCAAACGGGTTTCGGCGCCTTCGTCGATAAGCCAGTCTGGCCATACAGCAATCCTTTGCTTGTGGACAACCCATGCTATCCTAAAAAATGCGAAAAAGTCTTCACGTTTGAAAACGTCAGGCCTTTGACAAGCTCACAGGAAGACTTTGCG GCGGCGCTAAGCAAAACAAAGACATCGAAAAACATCGACTCGCCGGAAGGCCTTACCGACGCTCTAATGCAGGCCGCCGTGTGCAAGACACAGATCAACTGGCGAGACAATGCCATGAAATTTCTCGTCATCGCCACGGACAATCAATTTCACGCCGCCGGAGACGGACGG CTTGCCGGCATCTATAAACCGAACGACGGAGGGTGTTACATGGACAGTGACGGGCCCGGCGGAATGTACACGAAGGCCCTCGAACAGGACTATCCGTCGCTTAACCAAATTCGAGCTGCCTTACGAGATTCCTCGATATCGCTGATTTTCGCCGTGACGGCACCGTTTATTAAGCTCTACGAAGCGTTTAGAGACGAATTGGTACCGGTCAGCTCGTTTGTGGGACGTCTCCAACCCAACGGAAgcaacgtcgtttctctcATTGTAACTGGTTTTGAG GCAGTCGCTTCCCGGGTGACCCTTGCCATAGACAATCCTTCCGTTGATACTAAAGTATTCATTGAGTCCTGTCCAGC GCCTACGAAAGAAGCGACGTGTGCTAATTTCAGCGAGGGGAGCAGT GCCGAATTTAAAGTCGAAGTAACGTTGAAGGAATGCGTCGACGCGCCCTTCGA ATTAAAAATTGAAGCAATTCCATTTGGGGTCACTACTGTGACCATTAACCCTCTGTGCAAGTGCGATTGTGCCGACGATTCG ATCGAAAGCGCGACAGAATGCAGCGAGCACGGCACATTCGAATGTGGCATATGCAAGTGCTATACTGGATg GCGTCCTCCTCTCTGTAAAGATGCGTGTAGTGAAAGTACCGATAGTTGCAG TGAGAACCAGGGCTCCCTTCCGTGTTCAGGTCACGGCAAGTGCGAGTGCAACAAATGTGTGTGCAACAAGGATGAGAAA GGGCGCGACCTTTGGTTTGGAGATTACTGTCAGTGTCCTACAAGGCCTTGTGACTATGGCATCAACCAACAGCAATGCGGAG GTGCTGGAAAAGGATCGTGTCAGTGTTATCAAAACAACTGCACTTGTGAGTGCGCATGCCAGCCGGGATGGAAAAACATTGCCGAAGATCGGGCGTGCGACTGCAGCACAGACACGGCAGATTGTGAATCAGCTGACGGCCAGCTCTGTGCCGGACGCGGTACGTGCGAGTGCGGCACGTGCGTGTGTCCTCTTGCATGGGACGACGGTGGACGATGCGAAGACTGCAACCAGAAA attTGCCCCTTTCTCTGCTCGCGCGGCAATATAAGCGATTGCGTTCGATGCAAGATACCTGGCGCCGTAGGCGGACGAAACTAcagcgaagaagaatgcAACAGCAACGTGACGTGTCCCTACAACATCAAACTAATTCCCTCGCCCGACTCCGTGGAAGActacaaaatcgaagaag ACGGCGTGACGTACGACACGACCGTGGATTGTGCCATAGTGGACGACGAGACGTGCTCGCACGCCTTTTTCATTGCCGTCACAGATGACAACGAATTGGTCAACGTCCACCTGATACAGAAGGAAGACCGaa ATTGCCCCAAAGACGTCGGCTCCGTTCCGATTATACCAATAGTAATAGGCATTATTGCGGGTATTGTCGGAATCggccttctccttctccttctctggTGGCTATTGGCTAAACTACGCGACTATCAAGAGTACAAGGAGTTTCAAAGGGAGATGGCAAACGCGGCGTGGAATCAAACAACGAGCCCCCTCTACGAGCCGCCCAATAAGAAATACAATAACCCCATGTACAAGAAGAAGGCAgcctga